Proteins from a single region of Corylus avellana chromosome ca11, CavTom2PMs-1.0:
- the LOC132166354 gene encoding multiprotein-bridging factor 1c yields the protein MPSRYPGAMTQDWEPVVLNKSRTKSQDLRDPKAVNQALRAGAPVQTIRKADAGSNKKAAPVVNARKLDEAGEPASLDRVSSNVRQAIQKARLEKKMSQADLAKQINERPQVVQEYENGKAVPSQAVLAKMEKVLGVKLRGKTGK from the coding sequence ATGCCAAGCCGATACCCAGGGGCTATGACCCAGGACTGGGAGCCCGTGGTGCTCAACAAGTCAAGAACCAAGTCCCAGGACCTCCGCGACCCGAAGGCGGTGAACCAGGCCCTGCGCGCCGGGGCTCCGGTGCAGACGATCAGGAAGGCGGACGCCGGTTCCAACAAGAAGGCGGCTCCGGTCGTCAACGCAAGAAAGCTGGACGAGGCGGGCGAGCCGGCGTCGCTGGACCGGGTCTCGTCGAATGTGAGGCAGGCGATACAGAAGGCGCGgctggagaagaagatgagccaAGCGGACCTGGCCAAGCAGATCAACGAGAGGCCCCAGGTGGTTCAGGAGTACGAGAACGGGAAGGCCGTTCCGAGCCAGGCCGTACTGGCGAAGATGGAGAAGGTTCTGGGCGTGAAGCTGAGGGGAAAGACTGGGAAGTGA
- the LOC132166135 gene encoding aldehyde dehydrogenase family 2 member C4-like isoform X2 produces MASKVDSFVKIPTIKFTKLFINGEFVDSISGKTLETIDPRTGEVIARVAEGNKEDVDLAVKAARHAFDSGPWPRFPGSERARIMMKFADLIDQNVEELAALDTIDAGKLFSAGKAMDIPLVSSNLRYYAGAADKIHGEVSPALAAGCTMVVKPAEQTPLSALYYAHLAKLAGIPNGVLNVVTGFGSTAGAAISSHMEVDAVSFTGSTEVGRKVMQAAATSNLKVVSLELGGKSPLIIFDDADVDLATQLALTGILHNKGEVCVASSRVYVQEGIYDELVKKLVEKTKAWIVGDPFDPKVQQGPQVDKKQFEKILSYIEHGKREGATLLTGGKSLELGGKGYYIEPTIFTDFKEEMLIAKDEIFGPVMALAKFKTIDEAIERANQSKYGLVAGIVTKDLNVANTVSRSIRAGTIWINCYFAFDNDLPFGGYKMSGFGSDFGLDALYKYLKVKSVVTPLYNTPWL; encoded by the exons ATGGCGAGTAAGGTGGACTCTTTTGTGAAGATCCCAACGATTAAGTTCACCAAGCTGTTCATCAATGGAGAATTTGTTGATTCCATTTCAG GGAAAACGTTGGAGACTATTGATCCAAGAACAGGAGAGGTGATAGCAAGAGTAGCAGaaggaaataaagaagatgTTGATTTGGCCGTCAAGGCTGCCCGTCATGCTTTCGACTCTGGCCCATGGCCTCGCTTCCCTGGCTCT GAGAGAGCAAGGATAATGATGAAATTCGCAGACTTGATTGATCAAAATGTGGAAGAACTAGCTGCCTTGGATACTATTGATGCTGGGAAATTGTTCAGTGCGGGTAAGGCCATGGACATTCCTTTGGTATCAAGTAATCTTCGTTACTATGCAGGTGCAGCTGATAAAATTCATGGAGAG GTTAGCCCCGCTTTAGCCGCTGGGTGCACCATGGTGGTCAAACCTGCTGAGCAAACACCTCTCTCGGCTCTCTATTATGCTCATCTTGCTAAGCTT GCTGGTATCCCTAATGGAGTGCTCAATGTTGTAACTGGATTTGGATCGACGGCTGGGGCTGCGATTAGCTCTCATATGGAAGTTGATGCg GTGAGTTTCACAGGCTCCACAGAAGTAGGACGCAAAGTAATGCAGGCAGCAGCAACAAGCAATTTGAAAGTGGTTTCGCTTGAATTAGGAGGCAAGTCTCCCCTCATAATTTTTGATGATGCCGATGTAGATCTAGCTACTCAGCTGGCTCTCACGGGCATCCTACATAACAAG GGAGAAGTATGCGTGGCAAGTTCTCGTGTTTATGTTCAAGAAGGGATATATGACGAACTTGTGAAGAAATTGGTTGAAAAGACAAAAGCTTGGATAGTTGGGGATCCTTTTGATCCTAAAGTTCAACAAGGACCCCAG GTGGATAAGAAGCAGTTTGAAAAAATCCTCTCCTACATTGAGCATGGCAAGAGAGAAGGAGCCACACTGCTAACTGGGGGCAAATCCTTGGAGTTGGGTGGGAAGGGATACTACATTGAGCCTACAATTTTCACAGATTTCAAG GAAGAAATGCTTATAGCCAAGGATGAAATATTTGGACCTGTTATGGCCCTCGCCAAGTTCAA AACAATTGATGAGGCGATTGAGAGGGCAAACCAGAGTAAATATGGGCTAGTGGCGGGCATTGTGACAAAGGACTTAAATGTGGCTAACACCGTCTCAAGATCAATTCGTGCAGGTACCATTTGGATCAACTGCTATTTTGCTTTCGATAATGACTTACCTTTTGGAGGGTACAAGATGAGCGGATTTGGAAGTGATTTTGGATTGGATGCTCTTTACAAGTATCTTAAAGTTAAGTCGGTTGTTACTCCCCTTTATAATACTCCCTGGCTTTGA
- the LOC132166135 gene encoding aldehyde dehydrogenase family 2 member C4-like isoform X1 — MASKVDSFVKIPTIKFTKLFINGEFVDSISGKTLETIDPRTGEVIARVAEGNKEDVDLAVKAARHAFDSGPWPRFPGSERARIMMKFADLIDQNVEELAALDTIDAGKLFSAGKAMDIPLVSSNLRYYAGAADKIHGEVLKMSRQFHAHTLREPIGVVGHIIPWNFPSTSFFMKVSPALAAGCTMVVKPAEQTPLSALYYAHLAKLAGIPNGVLNVVTGFGSTAGAAISSHMEVDAVSFTGSTEVGRKVMQAAATSNLKVVSLELGGKSPLIIFDDADVDLATQLALTGILHNKGEVCVASSRVYVQEGIYDELVKKLVEKTKAWIVGDPFDPKVQQGPQVDKKQFEKILSYIEHGKREGATLLTGGKSLELGGKGYYIEPTIFTDFKEEMLIAKDEIFGPVMALAKFKTIDEAIERANQSKYGLVAGIVTKDLNVANTVSRSIRAGTIWINCYFAFDNDLPFGGYKMSGFGSDFGLDALYKYLKVKSVVTPLYNTPWL, encoded by the exons ATGGCGAGTAAGGTGGACTCTTTTGTGAAGATCCCAACGATTAAGTTCACCAAGCTGTTCATCAATGGAGAATTTGTTGATTCCATTTCAG GGAAAACGTTGGAGACTATTGATCCAAGAACAGGAGAGGTGATAGCAAGAGTAGCAGaaggaaataaagaagatgTTGATTTGGCCGTCAAGGCTGCCCGTCATGCTTTCGACTCTGGCCCATGGCCTCGCTTCCCTGGCTCT GAGAGAGCAAGGATAATGATGAAATTCGCAGACTTGATTGATCAAAATGTGGAAGAACTAGCTGCCTTGGATACTATTGATGCTGGGAAATTGTTCAGTGCGGGTAAGGCCATGGACATTCCTTTGGTATCAAGTAATCTTCGTTACTATGCAGGTGCAGCTGATAAAATTCATGGAGAGGTACTGAAAATGTCTCGTCAATTTCATGCACACACATTGCGTGAACCTATTGGTGTGGTAGGACACATCATTCCTTGGAACTTTCCAAGCACCTCGTTCTTCATGAAGGTTAGCCCCGCTTTAGCCGCTGGGTGCACCATGGTGGTCAAACCTGCTGAGCAAACACCTCTCTCGGCTCTCTATTATGCTCATCTTGCTAAGCTT GCTGGTATCCCTAATGGAGTGCTCAATGTTGTAACTGGATTTGGATCGACGGCTGGGGCTGCGATTAGCTCTCATATGGAAGTTGATGCg GTGAGTTTCACAGGCTCCACAGAAGTAGGACGCAAAGTAATGCAGGCAGCAGCAACAAGCAATTTGAAAGTGGTTTCGCTTGAATTAGGAGGCAAGTCTCCCCTCATAATTTTTGATGATGCCGATGTAGATCTAGCTACTCAGCTGGCTCTCACGGGCATCCTACATAACAAG GGAGAAGTATGCGTGGCAAGTTCTCGTGTTTATGTTCAAGAAGGGATATATGACGAACTTGTGAAGAAATTGGTTGAAAAGACAAAAGCTTGGATAGTTGGGGATCCTTTTGATCCTAAAGTTCAACAAGGACCCCAG GTGGATAAGAAGCAGTTTGAAAAAATCCTCTCCTACATTGAGCATGGCAAGAGAGAAGGAGCCACACTGCTAACTGGGGGCAAATCCTTGGAGTTGGGTGGGAAGGGATACTACATTGAGCCTACAATTTTCACAGATTTCAAG GAAGAAATGCTTATAGCCAAGGATGAAATATTTGGACCTGTTATGGCCCTCGCCAAGTTCAA AACAATTGATGAGGCGATTGAGAGGGCAAACCAGAGTAAATATGGGCTAGTGGCGGGCATTGTGACAAAGGACTTAAATGTGGCTAACACCGTCTCAAGATCAATTCGTGCAGGTACCATTTGGATCAACTGCTATTTTGCTTTCGATAATGACTTACCTTTTGGAGGGTACAAGATGAGCGGATTTGGAAGTGATTTTGGATTGGATGCTCTTTACAAGTATCTTAAAGTTAAGTCGGTTGTTACTCCCCTTTATAATACTCCCTGGCTTTGA
- the LOC132166556 gene encoding aldehyde dehydrogenase family 2 member C4-like isoform X2 — translation MASKVDSFVKIPTIKFTKLFINGEFVDSISGKTLETIDPRTGEVIARVAEGNKEDVDLAVKAARHAFDSGPWPRFPGSERARIMMKFADLIDQNVEELAALDTIDAGKLFSAGKAMDIPLVSSNLRYYAGAADKIHGEVSPALAAGCTMVVKPAEQTPLSALYYAHLAKLAGIPNGVLNVVTGFGSTAGAAISSHMEVDAVSFTGSTEVGRKVMQAAATSNLKVVSLELGGKSPLIIFDDADVDLAAQLALTGILHNKGEVCVASSRVYVQEGIYDELVKKLVEKTKAWIVGDPFDPKVQQGPQVDKKQFEKILSYIEHGKREGATLLTGGKPLELGGKGYYIEPTIFTDFKEEMLIAKDEIFGPVMALAKFKTIDEAIERANKSKYGLVAGIVTKDLNVANTVSRSIRAGTIWINCYFAFDNDLPFGGYKMSGFGSDFGLDALYKYLKVKSVVTPLYNTPWL, via the exons ATGGCGAGTAAGGTGGACTCTTTTGTGAAGATCCCAACGATTAAGTTCACCAAGCTGTTCATCAATGGAGAATTTGTTGATTCCATTTCAG GGAAAACGTTGGAGACTATTGATCCAAGAACAGGAGAGGTGATAGCAAGAGTAGCAGaaggaaataaagaagatgTTGATTTGGCCGTCAAGGCTGCCCGTCATGCTTTCGACTCTGGCCCATGGCCTCGCTTCCCTGGCTCT GAGAGAGCAAGGATAATGATGAAATTCGCAGACTTGATTGATCAAAATGTGGAAGAACTAGCTGCCTTGGATACTATTGATGCTGGGAAATTGTTCAGTGCGGGTAAGGCCATGGACATTCCTTTGGTATCAAGTAATCTTCGTTACTATGCAGGTGCAGCTGATAAAATTCATGGAGAG GTTAGCCCCGCTTTAGCCGCTGGGTGCACCATGGTGGTCAAACCTGCTGAGCAAACACCTCTCTCGGCTCTCTATTATGCTCATCTTGCTAAGCTT GCTGGTATCCCTAATGGAGTGCTCAATGTTGTAACTGGATTTGGATCGACAGCTGGGGCTGCAATTAGCTCTCATATGGAAGTTGATGCg GTGAGTTTCACAGGCTCCACAGAAGTAGGACGCAAAGTAATGCAGGCAGCAGCAACAAGCAATTTGAAAGTGGTTTCGCTTGAATTAGGAGGCAAGTCTCCCCTCATAATTTTTGATGATGCCGATGTAGATCTAGCTGCTCAGCTGGCTCTCACGGGCATCCTACATAACAAG GGAGAAGTATGCGTGGCAAGTTCTCGTGTTTATGTTCAAGAAGGGATATATGACGAACTTGTGAAGAAATTGGTTGAAAAGACAAAAGCTTGGATAGTTGGGGATCCTTTTGATCCTAAAGTTCAACAAGGACCCCAG GTGGATAAGAAGCAGTTTGAAAAAATCCTCTCCTACATTGAGCATGGCAAGAGAGAAGGAGCCACACTGCTAACTGGGGGCAAACCCTTGGAGTTGGGTGGGAAGGGATACTACATTGAGCCTACAATTTTCACAGATTTTAAG GAAGAAATGCTTATAGCCAAGGATGAAATATTTGGACCTGTTATGGCCCTCGCCAAGTTCAA AACAATTGATGAGGCGATTGAGAGGGCAAACAAGAGTAAATATGGGCTAGTGGCGGGCATTGTGACAAAGGACTTAAATGTGGCTAACACCGTCTCAAGATCAATTCGTGCAGGTACCATTTGGATCAACTGCTATTTTGCTTTCGATAATGACTTACCTTTTGGAGGGTACAAGATGAGCGGATTTGGAAGTGATTTTGGATTGGATGCTCTTTACAAGTATCTTAAAGTTAAGTCGGTTGTTACTCCCCTTTATAATACTCCCTGGCTTTGA
- the LOC132166556 gene encoding aldehyde dehydrogenase family 2 member C4-like isoform X1: MASKVDSFVKIPTIKFTKLFINGEFVDSISGKTLETIDPRTGEVIARVAEGNKEDVDLAVKAARHAFDSGPWPRFPGSERARIMMKFADLIDQNVEELAALDTIDAGKLFSAGKAMDIPLVSSNLRYYAGAADKIHGEVLKMSREFHAHTLREPIGVVGHIIPWNFPSTSFFMKVSPALAAGCTMVVKPAEQTPLSALYYAHLAKLAGIPNGVLNVVTGFGSTAGAAISSHMEVDAVSFTGSTEVGRKVMQAAATSNLKVVSLELGGKSPLIIFDDADVDLAAQLALTGILHNKGEVCVASSRVYVQEGIYDELVKKLVEKTKAWIVGDPFDPKVQQGPQVDKKQFEKILSYIEHGKREGATLLTGGKPLELGGKGYYIEPTIFTDFKEEMLIAKDEIFGPVMALAKFKTIDEAIERANKSKYGLVAGIVTKDLNVANTVSRSIRAGTIWINCYFAFDNDLPFGGYKMSGFGSDFGLDALYKYLKVKSVVTPLYNTPWL; this comes from the exons ATGGCGAGTAAGGTGGACTCTTTTGTGAAGATCCCAACGATTAAGTTCACCAAGCTGTTCATCAATGGAGAATTTGTTGATTCCATTTCAG GGAAAACGTTGGAGACTATTGATCCAAGAACAGGAGAGGTGATAGCAAGAGTAGCAGaaggaaataaagaagatgTTGATTTGGCCGTCAAGGCTGCCCGTCATGCTTTCGACTCTGGCCCATGGCCTCGCTTCCCTGGCTCT GAGAGAGCAAGGATAATGATGAAATTCGCAGACTTGATTGATCAAAATGTGGAAGAACTAGCTGCCTTGGATACTATTGATGCTGGGAAATTGTTCAGTGCGGGTAAGGCCATGGACATTCCTTTGGTATCAAGTAATCTTCGTTACTATGCAGGTGCAGCTGATAAAATTCATGGAGAGGTACTGAAAATGTCCCGTGAATTTCATGCACACACATTGCGTGAACCTATTGGTGTGGTAGGACACATCATTCCTTGGAACTTTCCAAGCACCTCGTTCTTCATGAAGGTTAGCCCCGCTTTAGCCGCTGGGTGCACCATGGTGGTCAAACCTGCTGAGCAAACACCTCTCTCGGCTCTCTATTATGCTCATCTTGCTAAGCTT GCTGGTATCCCTAATGGAGTGCTCAATGTTGTAACTGGATTTGGATCGACAGCTGGGGCTGCAATTAGCTCTCATATGGAAGTTGATGCg GTGAGTTTCACAGGCTCCACAGAAGTAGGACGCAAAGTAATGCAGGCAGCAGCAACAAGCAATTTGAAAGTGGTTTCGCTTGAATTAGGAGGCAAGTCTCCCCTCATAATTTTTGATGATGCCGATGTAGATCTAGCTGCTCAGCTGGCTCTCACGGGCATCCTACATAACAAG GGAGAAGTATGCGTGGCAAGTTCTCGTGTTTATGTTCAAGAAGGGATATATGACGAACTTGTGAAGAAATTGGTTGAAAAGACAAAAGCTTGGATAGTTGGGGATCCTTTTGATCCTAAAGTTCAACAAGGACCCCAG GTGGATAAGAAGCAGTTTGAAAAAATCCTCTCCTACATTGAGCATGGCAAGAGAGAAGGAGCCACACTGCTAACTGGGGGCAAACCCTTGGAGTTGGGTGGGAAGGGATACTACATTGAGCCTACAATTTTCACAGATTTTAAG GAAGAAATGCTTATAGCCAAGGATGAAATATTTGGACCTGTTATGGCCCTCGCCAAGTTCAA AACAATTGATGAGGCGATTGAGAGGGCAAACAAGAGTAAATATGGGCTAGTGGCGGGCATTGTGACAAAGGACTTAAATGTGGCTAACACCGTCTCAAGATCAATTCGTGCAGGTACCATTTGGATCAACTGCTATTTTGCTTTCGATAATGACTTACCTTTTGGAGGGTACAAGATGAGCGGATTTGGAAGTGATTTTGGATTGGATGCTCTTTACAAGTATCTTAAAGTTAAGTCGGTTGTTACTCCCCTTTATAATACTCCCTGGCTTTGA